The Rhodococcus sp. ABRD24 genome contains the following window.
GAGAGGGTCGAGTCCAACGGGGGTTGAGCGGCCGGCACGTCGGAGAAGACCTCGTACCTCCGGCCAACAGGCTCACCGTGGTGTGGGTGCCGGCCGCAGCACGAACATCCGCAGATCCTCCGGCACTCCTCGCTGCGGCGCCGCCAGCAGCCCCCGCCGGTACCGCTTGGCCACCAGGCCCAACTCCGCGAGCCGCTCCGCGCCGATCGCGTCGTACGTGTTGCCGGACATCACGACGTTGCCATTGCCGCCGAGCTCCATCATCCGGGCCGCGACGTTGACGTCCACGCCGAACCAGTCGGCCCCGATGGGCTGTGGCTTCCCGGTGTGCAGGCCTACGCGCATGCGGGGACGGTAGCCGTCGTGTGTCACCGTCGCCAGCGCCGCACGGGCCGCGAACACCGCCTCCACCGCCTTGTCCGGGTGGTCGAACACCACCATCAGTCCGTCGCCGAGCCGCTTGACGACCTGGCCGCCGTATTCACTCATCGCCGGCTCCACCGTCGTAGCGACCTCCCGCAGCAGCGAGAGGGTGGCGCCGTCACCAGCAGACAGCGACCAGCTGGAGAATCCCACCAGGTCGGTGAAGACGATCGTGACCTCACCGTCCGCAGGGCTGCCCCATGCCCTCTCGGCCTTCTCGAGGACCGCCTGCAGCACCTGGAGCGCCGCCATGCTCACCTCGCGGGAAGCGCCCGGACCTGCGTCGATCAGGCGGGCTGCCGCCCGGGCCCCACCCGGACCGGCAGTCGACAGCGGGTCACCGAACGCGGGATCGCCGGGAAGCGCCCGCCGGATCCGCCGGACCGCGTCCACGAGCTGTGGCTGCCGGTCGGTGTCACGCACCCATTTCGCGACCGAACCCGTCACCGTTGCAGACCCACCCTCGGCACCGGCATCCACCTGCGGTGGGTCCGGGGTGGCGCCGTCGTCGAGCGAGTCGTCACTCACCCCGGCAAGGATAATCGCGCCCGATGGATCCCGCAGAGGTCCAGCGTGCGGCCAATTCGGCGTCTATTTCCCCGCGTCGGCGCGCGCAGAGGTGCGCGCATCCCCTGCCGCTGGCACCCCGTTCGGCCCGCCGATGGACTGCGCATAATGTCCGATGCCGTATCCGATCGCCTCGGCACTGATGGCGAGCGCCTGCCGGTCCACGTTTGCGAGCGTGTCCCTGGTCTTGTGATAGTTCGGGTCGAACGCCGCATCCGCCTGCCCGCCCCATTTCGCTGCCTGATCTGCGGTCTTGTCCTCGTCGGCGCCGGTGAACAGCCCGCCAGCCGGGATTCCGACCGCAATGAACGGGCCGTAGTCGGAGCGGCCGTCGAAGGCGGTGCCGTCCGGCGAAATGCCCAACTGCAACAGGATCGCCTCGAAAGTGCGCTCTATTCCCGCCGATCCCTCCGGCCCCGGACCGTCGCCCGCCTTGCCGGAATTGTCGCCGTCGTAGGCGAGGAATCCGGCATTGGGCGAGCCGACCATGTCGAAGTTCAGGTACATCGCGATATCCGCGCGGGCCGCGTCGTCGAGACCGTTCACATACGCCTCGGAGCCCTGCAGGCCGATCTCCTCGGCGCCCCAGAACGCGAACCGCACCGCGTTGTCGACGTTCGGCTTCGCACCGAGCCGGCGCGCTGTTTCGAGCAGCACCGCCACGCCGGACCCGTCGTCGTTGATGCCCGGGCCCTCCGGCACCGAGTCCAGGTGCGCTCCCACCATGACGACATTGCCGGAGGAGCCGGTCTTGGTCTGCGTAATCACATTGCGGGACTTGGTAATTTCGATCCTTGTGTCGAGTGTGAGCGTCACGTCGCCACCCTGCCGCAGCGCCGCGCCGTCGGCCTTACTGATACCAGCGGTGGGGATGCGCACCTCGTCCCTCTCGCCGAGCGTGCCAGCAGCCAGATCGGCATCCTCGTTGTTGGCTACGAGGACCGCGGCCGCACCCCGCTCCGCCGCCACCTGCTGTTTCTGCACGAAGGGACACGATCCGCGGTCCACCAGCACCACCGCGCCGGCCGCGTCCAGGCCGTCGTAGTCGGTGACCTCGCAGCCAGGGGTGTCGTCCGACGGCACCGGCACCAGCCGGGCTGCCAACCCACCGGCCGGGGTCGCCGGTGAGTACGTCAGCGCCTGCACCGGGATGTCACGACCGGCAACCTGCAGTGTCTGCGTGGTCGCCGAAAAGGCTTCCACATCGAATTCCGGTGTCTCCACATCGAATCCGGCATCTTCGAGCTGACCCACCACATAGTCGACGCTCGCGTCGTAGCCGGGTGTGCCGGCCGCGCGGTTGCCACCGTTCTCGGTCGCGATCCGCTCGAGCTGCTCGAGATCACCGACAACCGCGTCGGTGCTGATCGCCGCCGCGAGGCCCGGCCCGTCGATCGGCGGACCGGGGTCCTCCGAATCGCTACACCCCGAGACCACCAGCGCGCCGGCCAGTCCTATGACGAACGCCACCCTCTTTCGCATGTCGCGAAGCGTAACCGATCACGGCACGCTCACCCCGCTCGCTCCGCGAGGCGTGCCCAAGAACGGCGAGCTCTCCGGGTTGGAAAGCCCGTCAGGCACGGAACTTTCGCCGGTAATCGGCGGGGCTGACACCCACCTGCGTGACGAAGAGACGGCGAAACGTTCCCGCGTCCTGATAACCGATGCGCTCGATGATCTCGCCCAGGGGCCGATCGGTGGTCTCGAGGAGTCGTTTGGCGGCGCGGACCCGCGCGCGCTGCAAGAACGTGAGCGGCGACTCGTCTGCCTCCGCGCGGAAGCGGCGCAACAGCGTCCGGGTGCTCACGTGAAATGCGTCCGCCAGACGGTTCAGGTCGTAGGGATCGGCGAGATGCGCCACCAACCAGTCCGCGACCTCCTGTGCGAACGGTCCCCGCGCGGTTGGCAGCATCGACTCGACGACGTAGGGCGACTGGCTCGTGCGGTTCTCGGCAACGAGCGTGATTCTGGCTGTGGCGCGGGCAATATCGTCACCGAGGTGTTCGCGGATGATGTCCGTCGCGAGATCGAGTGCGGCACTGAACGCGGCGGTGGTGGTGACGCGGCCATCGCGCACCACCAGCGACTCCGATTGAACGATCGATTGCGGATACCGTCGGCCAAGCTCCGAGGCGAACAGCCAGGACGTCGTGCATCGGCGCCCGTCGAGAAGTCCGGCCTCGCCCAACAGGAATGCGCCGACGCACACCGAAGCGACGTGGGTCCCCCGCGCCGCGGCCGCGCGGAGGAATGCGGACTCGCGGCGCCACAGCCCCAGCCGAGGATCGAGATCCTCGGCCGGAACCAGCTCGAACCCCGGCACGATCAGCCGATCGAACCGGTGACCCCACCGCTGGGCTCCGATCGGGAATCCACCGGCCGCTGCCACCGGCGCCGCCGACGCCGAGATCACCGACACCTGGAACGGATCCTCTGCCGGTCCACCTGCCTGGCGCACCACACGGTTGGCGATGAGGAGTAGATCGGAGAACACGAAGATCTCGGCCGCCAGGCAGCCCTCGTAGGCCAGGATCCCGATCCGCATCGCGTCCCCCTTCCGTCGTCAGGGCCGAAGATAGCCGAAGCGCCCGGCCGGGAAGTCCGGCCGGGCGCTTCGAGAGCGATATCAGGCGTCGCGGTTGTTCACCACGAACAGTGCGGCGCCGAACACGACCGCGACGAACGCTGCGAAGTACGCCAGCGCACCCCACGGGCCCCAATGGAAGTCATAGGCGCCACCGGATCCGAGGAAGTACGACACATTGTTGAACGGGCCGAACTCGCCGATGTACTTGCCCACCTTGGGAATCATCGTCGCGAGGCTCTCGATCACCAGCGGCCACAGCAGCAGCAGCGAGATCGCACCCGCCGACTGACGGATCAGCGTGCCCACACCGACCGCGAGCACGGCCAGGAGGGCGTAGTAGATCGGGATGCCGAACAGCTCACGGGCGTTGCTTCCCGCCCCGATCGACAGCGACTCCCCCGAAATCGCCTGCGCTACGAAGAACGAGGCGAGCGCGATCACGAGACCGAGCACGGCGGCGACGGCTGCCAGCAGCAGCGCCTTGCCCCCGATCACCTGGGTCCGGTTGGGGATCGCCTGGAAGGTCGTGCGGATGACGCCGAACCGGTACTCCGTGGTGACGGCCAGCGCCGACATGATCATCACCAGCATGGCGCCGAACTGCGCCGCGCCGGCCTGGGTGTAGGCGACCGTGAACTCGCCCATCGAATTGTCGCCCGACGACACCAGCGACTTGTACGCCGCACCCATGATGGCCGCGAATCCGATGCTGACGACGACCGCGATCAGCGAGCACCACATCGGCGACTTGGTGGACGTCAACTTGATACGTTCTGCATTCAACACGCTCATCGGAGCGCACCTCCCATGTTCTGCGCACCGTCGACGGGCACTCCGGCGACCTGCGCGTGATACTGCACATCGTCACCGGTGAGCTTCATGAACGCTTCCTCGAGCGAACCACGCTGAGACGCCAACTCGTGCAGGACGATTCCGTTGGCACCGGCGAGCGCACCGATGTCGTCGGTCACCGCACCCGAGACCAGCAACGCCGGCTGATGATCGACACCCGCATCCTCGCGGACCGCGAAACCCTGCCCGGTCAGGACACTGCGCAACGCGTCGAGCTGGGGGCTACGCACCCGCACCGACGACTCCGACGAACGGTCGACGAAGTCCTTGACGCTCGTGTCCGCGATCAACCGACCACGCCCGATCACGATCAGATGCTCTGCGGTGAGCGACATCTCCGACAACAGATGACTCGACACCAGCACGGTACGGCCCTCCGCCGCGAGGCTCTGCATGAACTTGCGGATCCACACGATGCCCTCGGGATCGAGACCGTTGACCGGCTCGTCGAACAGCAACACCTTCGGATCGCCCAGCAACGCACCGGCCAGACCCAGCCGCTGCGACATACCCAGCGAGAACCCACCCGCCTTCTTACCCGCAACCTCGCTCAAACCCACCAACCGCAGCACCTCGTCCACACGTGATGCAGGCAGCGAGTTGGCCGCCGCCATCCACTGCAGATGCGCCTTCGCCGACCGGTTGGGGTGCACCCACTTCGCGTCCAACAGCGCACCGACCGTGCGAAGTGGCTGCTTGAGCTGCTGATACGGCACCCCCTCGATCAGCGCGGTACCCGCCGTCGGCGTATCCAGTCCGAGAATCATCCGCATCGTCGTCGACTTACCGGCACCGTTCGGGCCGAGGAAGCCGGTGACGATGCCCGGCTTCACGGAGAACGTGAGATTGTCCACCGCTTTCGTCGACCCGTAGGCCTTCGTCAGTCCGCTCACTTCAATCATGGGGACCACTCTGCCCGATCAGGACCTTCTGCACATCGGCCGAGGGTCTATTCGCGCGTCATCCCCAGGGATGACACAGACCCCGAGACGCTGTCAGGGATCACCCGGACTCAGGCCCGGATGACGCCGTCCGGCATCGTCACATCGGTGAGATCCGCGCCGCTGACATCCGTTGTGGAAAGCACCGCGCCAGTGAGATCCGCGTGCGCCAGGTACGCACCCGCCAGCCGCGCCCCCGTCAGGTCCGCCTCCCCAAGGTACGCGCCGGTCATGTAGGCGCCGGAAAGATCGGCCCCCGCCAGGACGGCGTGCGCCAGATACGTCGAGGTCAGGAACGACAGCGTGAGCACCGCGCCCGACAGGTTCGCATTCGTCAGATGTGCGTTCGTGAAGTCGGCGTCCGCCGCCATCGCCCCGGCGAGATTGGCCCCGGTCAGATCAGCGCCCCCGAGTTCTGCCGCAGTGAGATCCGCTCCCGACAGATCTGTGCCCACGAGGTTGGCCCCCGTGAGATTGGCCCCGGCGAGATCGGCCCCGGAAAGGTCGATGCCGTGCAGATCGGGCGCGTCCGACAGCTCGTCACGTCTGGCGTTCCACGCCACGACGTCCGAGCGGAGCAGGTTCAAGAGTTCCGGGTTCAGCGTCGTCGACATGGCGGTCCTACTCACGGGGATTGGACGGACGGAACAGTCCCTCCGAGCCTAGGTGTCGCGGCGGCCGCCGGTCAGAGAATTCGATCAATCCGTCACATCGGCGATGACGCCTGCGCCCAGAACCGCTTGGGGATGCGGCCGGCGTGCCGGGCTTCGTAACCGGCGGTGACCGCGCCGCGCATCGCCGACGCCATCAGCGCCGGGTCCTTCGCACGGGTGACGGCCGTCGCGAGTAGCACCGCATCGCAACCCAGTTCCATCGCGAGCGTCGCGTCGCTCGCGGTGCCGATACCGGCATCGAGGATGACAGGGACGTTCGCGGCGTCGACGATCATCTCGATGTTGTGCGGGTTCGAGATGCCCAGGCCGGTACCGATCGGCGACCCCAGCGGCATCACCGCGGCGCAGCCCACGTCCTCGAGGCGCTTCGCAAGTACCGGATCGTCCGTGGTGTACGGCAGAACGGTGAAGCCGTCGTCTACCAGCTGCTCTGCGGCACTGACCAATTCGATGGCGTCGGGCAGCAGGGTGCGCTCGTCGGCGATCACCTCGAGCTTCACCCAGTCGGTTTCGAGCGCCTCGCGCGCGAGCTGCGCGGTGAGCACGGCCTCGGCCGCGCCGCGGCAGCCCGCGGTGTTCGGCAGGGGCGCGATGTCCAGTCGGCGCAGCAGGTCCAGCACACCCGTACCACCAACAGCGTCGACGCGCCTCATCGCGACCGTCGTCAGCTCGGTGCCCGATGCCACCAGAGCCTCCTCGAGCACCGCGAGGTTCGCGGCGCCGCCGGTGCCCATGATCAGGCGGGAGCCGAAGGTGCGGTCGGCGATCGTGAGCTTGCCCATCTCAGCCACCCTGCACTGCCGTGAGGATCTCGATGTCCCAGCCGCGACCCACCGGCTCGTCCCAACGCGTCTTCGGGAACACCGTCCCGTCCACCGCGACCGCAATGCCGCGCTGCGGCAGTTCCAGCCGGTCCAGTAGCTCCGTGACCGTCAACGATCCGTCGAACTCGTGGTCCTCACCATTGACGGTAATCCCGAACATCTCACTCATCCAAACCTCGCTTGTCATGCTCTTACAGGTGAAAATCGTTCGGCGGCGGCGCTTTCCGCCTCCGCCAGGGGTGTGCCATCGAGGATCGCGACCGTTGCGTCCGCGGTCACCGGGGTCATCAGGATGCCGTTGCGGCCGTGCCCGGTGGCGAGCACCATGCGGTCCGAGACCCGGCCGATGATCGGCAGGTTGTCCGGACTCATCGGTCGCAGACCAGCTTTCACCTCGTAGAGTTCGTACTCGCCGATCGCGGGCATCAGTGCCTCCGCGTCGGCAATGAGGTCTCGGACACCGGCGACGGTGACCTGTGTGTCGTGTCCCGACTCGTACTGCGTTGCGCCGACCACGATGCCATCGGCGCGCGGCACCAGGTACGACGGCCGTCCGTGCACGCTGCCGCGAATGGTGCGGCGCGGCGCGGGCGTCACTCCCGGGCGGGCCCGCAGGCGCAGGATCTCACCCTTGACCGGGCGCACCGGCAGGTTCGGCCACAGCTGCGCGGAGTTCGAGCCCGCCGACAGCACCACCTGATCGGTGGTGAGCTCGTCGAGATCCGTCACCGCACGTTCGACCAGTTCGACACCGGCGGCGATCGTCGCGGTCCGCAGCGCCTGTACCAGCAGTCGATTGTCGACGGCCAGTTCGGTGGGCGCCTGCAGCGCCAGCCGGATCCCGCGGCCCAGCGACGGTTCGAGCTCGCGGATCTGAGCGCGGTTCAGGATGCGCAGCTCGTGGCCCTGCGTCTCGACCCACTCCGCGATCGTGTGCAGGTCCGCAGCGTCGGCGGCGTCGAGAGCGACGGTCAGCGAATCGTCGGACGTGACCAGACTCACGCCCGCGATACGTTCGAGTTCGGTGCCGAAGCCGGGCCACCGTTGCAGCGACGCCGCACCCAGTGCGAGCGCCTTCTCCTCGCCGGGCCAGCCTTCCGACAGCGGTGCCAGCATTCCGCCCGCCACCCACGAGGCGCCGCTACCGGGCGCCGGGTCGTACAGCGTCACCGCCCAGCCGCGCTGTGCCGCGCGCCAGGCGATCGACAGGCCAATCACTCCGCCGCCGACGACGGATACCGATCGGGTCATTCACTCCACCTCACTCCCTGCGCCGGCATGATCCGGGTCAGGTATGACGGTCGGGGCCGGCAGGCCCCCTCTCAGCCCCGTACCCCTCGGGACTCCCGTGTTGATTCATCCACGCTAGAGACTACCGTTTCAGGTGTGCATGCCTCCCAGTCCGTCAAGCGCCTGACGCCCCGCGAGCGACTCGCGGACGCGCGTCTCTACCTCTGCACCGATGCCCGCCGCGACAAGGGCGATCTGGCTCACTTCGTCGAGGCGGCGCTCGCCGGTGGCGTCGACATCATCCAGCTGCGCGACAAGGGCTCGGCCGGCGAGCGCGAGCTGGGACCGCTGGAGGTCAAGGAGGAGTTGGCCGCGCTCGCGGTGATCGGTGCCGCGACCCGCCGGCACGGCGCGCTGCTCGCCGTCAACGACCGCGCCGACCTCGCGCTCGCCGCGGGAGCCGACGTCCTGCACCTCGGCCAGAACGACCTGCCCGTGCACTATGCGCGCCGCATCGTCGGCCCGGACGTCGTGATCGGACGCTCGACGAACAACCGCGCACAGGCCAGCCTCGCCGCGATCGAGGAGGACGTCGACTACTTCTGCACCGGACCGGTCTGGGCCACGCCTACCAAACCGGGGCGGACGGCGTCGGGGCTGGACCTGGTCCGCAGCACCGCCGAGGCGCAGCCGGTGCGGCCCTGGTTCGCGATCGGCGGCGTCGACCAGGAGCGCCTGCCGGAGATCCTCGACGCCGGCGCCACCCGCGTCGTCGTCGTGCGCGCCATCACCGCGGCCGAGGACCCGCAAGCCGCCGCGCAGGCGCTCTCCGACGCCCTGCGCAGCTAGCTTCCCCGCGCTTTGCGCACTTGTCGCGAGATCTCGAGCGGCGAAACCGCGCTAAGTGCGCAAGGCGCTGTCGGGGATGGGGCGTCCAGCGCGGCGCGCGATGATTGTCGCGCCGATCATCACCGCGACGTACAGCAGGACGTAGATGTTCATCAGCACGTCAGCGATGGTCCACCATGGCGGAAACAAGAACAGCCCCACCACCACGTTGTCCTCTTCCCACCGGTACGGCCAGGCGCCGGCAGCGAGGTACACCACCAGCGCGGCCATCCACCACCAGCGATTCGTCAGCGTCCGGTGCACGATGTACACCAACAACGGCACGAACCACACCCAGTGGTGACTCCACGAGAACGGGGACACCACCGCGGCGGTCAGGCCGGTCACCGTCACCGCGAGCAGGCGCTCCCCGCCGTGATACAGCCGCCACACCACCCACATACTCCCGGCCACCACCACCATTGCAAGTGACAGCCACAGCCACAGCGGCGCCGACGCACCGGTCAGGTGCGCGATGACACCCCGCAGCGACTGGTTCGACGGGTGTGTGTCCGCCGCGATCCGGGTGGACTCGAAGAACGTCTTGGTCCAGTACTGCCGCGAATCATCGGGCAGCACAAGCCAGCTCAGCCCGATCGTTGCCGCGATGGTTCCGACCGCCACCGCCGCAGCCCGCCACTGGCGCAGTACCAGGTAGTAGAGGACGAAGTACCCCGGCGTGAGCTTGATGCCCGCCGCGATGCCGACACCGATGCCCTCGAGCTTGCTGCGCTCGCCGCGTGAGGTATCCCACAGCACCAGCAGCATGAGTACGAGATTGATCTGGCCGTAGAACAGCGTCGTGCGGACCGGTTCGAGAAACGTACACGCGACCGCCAGCAACGCCGACAAGGTCACGACGTACGGGGTGATCCGGTAACCGAGCATCCGCCAGCACAGCGCAACGATCACCACCAGCAGAACCAGATTGATCCCCATCCACACGTGCCGACCGGTACCGATGGGCAGCAGTCCGAGCGGGATGAAGGCAAGCGTCGAGAAGGGAGTGTAGGTGTAGAGCAGTCCGTGGATGACGGGCTGGGTGTAGAGCGGCAGGTGCTCCATCACGTGCCGGGCGCCGTCGCGGTACACGTCCAGATCGGCGCCACCGGAGAACAAGCCGATGTTCGGCATCCACAGGCGGACGGTGGTCGACACCAGCACCGCCGAGACCGCCGCCCACAACGCCAGGACCGCAAGATCCCACACCCGACGAGGCATTTCGGGCGCGGCAACCGAACCGCGCGACCTGTCGTGCACCAGCGATCGCCCCCTCGTGAATCCGATACCTCGATCGAACTTCATACGGAGCCTAAGCAACTAAGCCGAGGCGGGCACAATCCACTCCCGGAGCGGGAACCCGCACCAGACGATACCGGCGATGACTGCCGTCAACGCCCACCTCCAGAGGCTGCACAGTCCGGGAGGCCGGCATTGCATGTCAACGCGCCCAACACGGCCGAGCGACCAACCTGCGACGCGCCCGATACGGAGCTGGATAGACTCCACCCCAGTCGACCACGCGATCCGTCGGAGATCTCCGGGTCGGGACGAAAGGGCCGTAACATGATTCGCCTTCTGATACGGGCCGCGATCTTCCTGGGATCCGCCGCGATCGGGATCCTCGCCGCCGTGTGGCTTCTGCCAGAGGTGTCGGTGAGCGCATCCGGCTTTGCCACCGCAGTCGTCGTGTTCGCGATCGCGCAGAGCGTGCTGTCGCCGTTCATCATGAAGGTCGCCGCCAAGAACGCGTCGGCCTTCCTCGGCGGGATCGGCCTGGTGTCCACCTTCGTCGCCCTGATCATTGCATCGGCGTTCGGTGGCCTGTCCATCTCGGGCTGGCGGACGTGGATCCTCGCGACCATCGTCGTGTGGCTGGCGACCGCCCTCGCGACCGTCCTCCTCCCGATCGTGCTGGTGAAGAACAAGGTGGAGAACGGACGCAACTCCGCCTCCTGACGCTCCCCGCCCGCGCGTCTTGCGCACTTCGCGCTGAATCCGTCGCCCTGAAGTCACGACAAGTGCGCAAAACGTTCTGACTTGTAAAAGTGATAGCCAGGGTCCACACTCCTGACCATGGCAAACAAAAGTCAGCGTTCAGGGGTGCTTCTTGCAGTCCTTTCCGGCGCCCCGTTCGTGGCCAGCCTGGATCTCTTCATCGTCAACGTCGCCCTGGACGACATCGCCGCCAACTTTCCCGGCACCTCGCTCGCGCACCTGAGCTGGGTACTCAGCGGATACGCGATCGTCTACGCCGCCCTGCTGATACCCGCCGGCCGCTGGGCCGACCGGATCGGACGCCGCCGCGCCTTCCTCGCCGGACTCGCGCTGTTCACCGTCGCCAGCGCGGCATGCGCCTTTGCACCGTCGCTGTGGGCACTGGTCGCATTCCGGCTGCTCCAGGCCGCAGGAGCCGCCGCCCTCACCCCCGCTAGTCTCGGTCTGGTCATCGCCGCCATGCCCGACGCCAAACGTGCGTTCGGCGTGCGACTGTGGGCCGCGACGGGCGCAGCGGCGGCCGCCTTCGGACCTGTCGTCGGCGGGTTGCTCGTGGCCGCGTCGTGGCGCTGGATCTTCCTGATCAACGTGCCCATCGGACTGGTCCTACTGTGGGTGGCCGCGCGCACGGTGCCCGAATCCCGTGACCCGAACCCGACCGCCGTCGACCTCACCGGCGCGGCCGTCCTCGCGTTCGGCGTCGGCGCAGTGTCCCTCGCCCTGGTGCAGGGCCCCGAATGGGGATGGACACATTCCGGCACGCTCGCGGCCGCTGTCCTCGGAGTGCTCGCGCTCGCCTGGTTCGCCCGCCGCACTGTGCGGCACCGGAACCCCCTCCTCGACCCGGCGCTGCTGCGGGTGCGTCCCTTCGCATGGGCCAATGTCACCGCGATCGCGTTCAGTGCGTCGTTCGCGGCCGGACTTCTCGCGAACATACTGTGGATGCAGAACCAGTGGGACTACTCCGCGCTGCGCACCGGACTCGCAATCGCACCCGGACCGATGCTGGTGCCGGCGTTCGCGGTGGTCGGCCAGATCCTGAGCAGACGCCTGCCGACCGGTGTCGTCACCGCACTCGGCAGCACACTGTGCGGGGGCGGCACCGTACTGATCCTCCTCAGCGTCGGTGGGCAGGGCCAAGCCACCGCCAACTACACGACCGGCCTGCTGCCCGGCTGGCTGATCGTCGGTGCGGGCGTCGGACTGGCCCTGCCCACGATCCTGTCCACCGCCGCCGCGACACTGCCCGCGGCGCAGGGTGCGACCGGTAGCGCCGTCGTCAATACCAGCCGCCAGATCGGCAGCGTCCTCGGCATCGCCGTCCTGGTCGCGGTGCTCGCCGCCTCCGGCTTCACCGCCGCATGGTGGACGATCGCCGGACTCGCGGCGCTCGGCGCCGTTACTGCGCTCGCGATGTCGCCGCGCCCCGCCGCCCCACGTATCCAGCAAACCGTTACTGCACAGGAGTTCTCGGTATGACCACAACCCTCACCCCGTTCCCCGGACACTTCGACGACACGTGGCGCGCGTTCGACGGCATCCACGGCGGGCTCGTGCTCGCCGCCATGCTGCGCGCCGCGGCCGTCGAGACCGATGCGGTTCCCGTCGCCGCCACCGCGCACTTCTACGCCCCGGTGCGCCCCGGTCCGATTGCCGCCACGGTCCGCCCCGGGCACGGGGGCCGCTCGCCCGGCGTGCAGGTGGACCTCGACTCGGCCGCCACGGCACTTGTCCGGCTGTCGCGCAACATCGCCCCCGCCGTCCATGCGCCGATGTCCGATGCCGCGGACAATCCGGAGAAGCTTCCCGCCCTGGATATTCCGGTCGACTTCGTACCGTTCTCGCAGCACCTCGACATCCGGCCGATCAACTCGGCCCGGCCGTTCGCGGGTGGCGCCGAACCCGAATTCGACGTGTGGATCCGGCTCCTCCCGACACTAGAGTTCACCGGCGTCGAACGCGCGGCGATCCTGCTCGACGCCCTGCCCCCGGGGCTGTTCGCAACCCGAACCATGCCTGTGCCGATCCCGACGACGGAGATCACCGCTCACTTCGCGCCGGCCGTGCACACCTCGGCCGGACCATGGCACCGGCTGCGGCACCGAACGGTGTGGTGGACACCCGACCTGTGCGTGGACGAGACCGAACTGTTCACCTCCAGCGGTGAACTCGCCGCGCAGGCTCGGCAACTCCGCCGGATCCTCGACCACTGATGCGCAGCTCACACTCCAACCTGCTGGCATGCGACCTCACGAGGGGGCAGAGTCGACGGTAGAAGGTCATCGAGGATCGGAGCAGACATGCCGGACCAGCCCCGCACCACCGGACCCGTCACCGCGCTCACCGAGCAGGAGAGCTGGGAGCAACTGCGCACCGGCCGCCTCGGCCGGCTCGTCGTGGTGATAGACGGAACGCCGGAGATCTATCCGGTGAACTACGCGGTCCGCGAGGACAAGGTGTACTTCCGCACCGCGGAGGGCGACAAGCTCGCCGAGATCACCGTGCACCCACAGGTCGCCTTCCAGGCGGAC
Protein-coding sequences here:
- a CDS encoding adenylate/guanylate cyclase domain-containing protein — encoded protein: MTGSVAKWVRDTDRQPQLVDAVRRIRRALPGDPAFGDPLSTAGPGGARAAARLIDAGPGASREVSMAALQVLQAVLEKAERAWGSPADGEVTIVFTDLVGFSSWSLSAGDGATLSLLREVATTVEPAMSEYGGQVVKRLGDGLMVVFDHPDKAVEAVFAARAALATVTHDGYRPRMRVGLHTGKPQPIGADWFGVDVNVAARMMELGGNGNVVMSGNTYDAIGAERLAELGLVAKRYRRGLLAAPQRGVPEDLRMFVLRPAPTPR
- a CDS encoding M20/M25/M40 family metallo-hydrolase, producing MRKRVAFVIGLAGALVVSGCSDSEDPGPPIDGPGLAAAISTDAVVGDLEQLERIATENGGNRAAGTPGYDASVDYVVGQLEDAGFDVETPEFDVEAFSATTQTLQVAGRDIPVQALTYSPATPAGGLAARLVPVPSDDTPGCEVTDYDGLDAAGAVVLVDRGSCPFVQKQQVAAERGAAAVLVANNEDADLAAGTLGERDEVRIPTAGISKADGAALRQGGDVTLTLDTRIEITKSRNVITQTKTGSSGNVVMVGAHLDSVPEGPGINDDGSGVAVLLETARRLGAKPNVDNAVRFAFWGAEEIGLQGSEAYVNGLDDAARADIAMYLNFDMVGSPNAGFLAYDGDNSGKAGDGPGPEGSAGIERTFEAILLQLGISPDGTAFDGRSDYGPFIAVGIPAGGLFTGADEDKTADQAAKWGGQADAAFDPNYHKTRDTLANVDRQALAISAEAIGYGIGHYAQSIGGPNGVPAAGDARTSARADAGK
- a CDS encoding helix-turn-helix domain-containing protein codes for the protein MRIGILAYEGCLAAEIFVFSDLLLIANRVVRQAGGPAEDPFQVSVISASAAPVAAAGGFPIGAQRWGHRFDRLIVPGFELVPAEDLDPRLGLWRRESAFLRAAAARGTHVASVCVGAFLLGEAGLLDGRRCTTSWLFASELGRRYPQSIVQSESLVVRDGRVTTTAAFSAALDLATDIIREHLGDDIARATARITLVAENRTSQSPYVVESMLPTARGPFAQEVADWLVAHLADPYDLNRLADAFHVSTRTLLRRFRAEADESPLTFLQRARVRAAKRLLETTDRPLGEIIERIGYQDAGTFRRLFVTQVGVSPADYRRKFRA
- a CDS encoding ABC transporter permease — protein: MSVLNAERIKLTSTKSPMWCSLIAVVVSIGFAAIMGAAYKSLVSSGDNSMGEFTVAYTQAGAAQFGAMLVMIMSALAVTTEYRFGVIRTTFQAIPNRTQVIGGKALLLAAVAAVLGLVIALASFFVAQAISGESLSIGAGSNARELFGIPIYYALLAVLAVGVGTLIRQSAGAISLLLLWPLVIESLATMIPKVGKYIGEFGPFNNVSYFLGSGGAYDFHWGPWGALAYFAAFVAVVFGAALFVVNNRDA
- a CDS encoding ATP-binding cassette domain-containing protein — translated: MIEVSGLTKAYGSTKAVDNLTFSVKPGIVTGFLGPNGAGKSTTMRMILGLDTPTAGTALIEGVPYQQLKQPLRTVGALLDAKWVHPNRSAKAHLQWMAAANSLPASRVDEVLRLVGLSEVAGKKAGGFSLGMSQRLGLAGALLGDPKVLLFDEPVNGLDPEGIVWIRKFMQSLAAEGRTVLVSSHLLSEMSLTAEHLIVIGRGRLIADTSVKDFVDRSSESSVRVRSPQLDALRSVLTGQGFAVREDAGVDHQPALLVSGAVTDDIGALAGANGIVLHELASQRGSLEEAFMKLTGDDVQYHAQVAGVPVDGAQNMGGALR
- a CDS encoding pentapeptide repeat-containing protein; translated protein: MSRTAMSTTLNPELLNLLRSDVVAWNARRDELSDAPDLHGIDLSGADLAGANLTGANLVGTDLSGADLTAAELGGADLTGANLAGAMAADADFTNAHLTNANLSGAVLTLSFLTSTYLAHAVLAGADLSGAYMTGAYLGEADLTGARLAGAYLAHADLTGAVLSTTDVSGADLTDVTMPDGVIRA
- a CDS encoding thiazole synthase, with amino-acid sequence MGKLTIADRTFGSRLIMGTGGAANLAVLEEALVASGTELTTVAMRRVDAVGGTGVLDLLRRLDIAPLPNTAGCRGAAEAVLTAQLAREALETDWVKLEVIADERTLLPDAIELVSAAEQLVDDGFTVLPYTTDDPVLAKRLEDVGCAAVMPLGSPIGTGLGISNPHNIEMIVDAANVPVILDAGIGTASDATLAMELGCDAVLLATAVTRAKDPALMASAMRGAVTAGYEARHAGRIPKRFWAQASSPM